CATGCGTGTAAATGTATCTGCAATGATGACAGATAGTTCGTTGGTTGTAAATAAGTCTTGGTGACTTGCtggattttttgtggcttgTGCGAAGGTCTGCGTGTTGGTATGCGCATTGCGCTCAGGCCGAATATTTGGTAGAGGGGGGAACGTAGCTACGTTGAAGCACGGTGCTGTGTGCTGGCTTACCTGCGATCGGTTCATCGGCGCtggtgtttttggtttcggcCTTGCCGGGCATTGCCAGAATGTAGCCGTGTGGTTTGCTCCACAGTTAGCGCACTTGAGTTTGTGCGGCGGGATTTTTACTTCGTCGCTTGTCCCTGCTGTTAGGGGACAGTTTTTGCTACTGTGCGTTCCCGCAcatttaacacatttttctgcCTTGAAGCAGTTGGCTGCTCCGTGTCCGAAGCTCTGGCACTTTTTGCACTGCAGTGGAGCGTTTCTTTGTGCGTAGAGGTCCCATCGGACTCTGCAGTGGTTAAGTGCTCTGATTTGCCGCAAGGTTGGCAAGTTTGTACTTCCTTTTGTAAAATGCAGCAGGAACACTGCATGATcggtgaattttttttttatgtttagttttttcaCCTCCAGCGGTGTGATACCTTCTTCGTTTAGGAGGGCATGGGCCTCCTCGCATGAACAGTCTAATAGTCCACTCAAAActatttttgtggttttgctttcttccaaCTGGTAAGTGTGGAAGGTAGTCCCTTTTGAGGCCTCTAATGCTTTGACGACTTTTTTGTGGTCCTCGACCGACTCAGTACGTATTGGTGTGCCCTTATACGTAGCATTTGTCGTGAATCGGACTACGCCggctgcgatgatgatgcggtgtacgaaaccgaccgacgaactGTACACCACTATCGGTGGTGTTCTCGAGCTTCTAGCCGTGCTCGGTTGGCTTTGGGCGGGCGGGTACGTCATCGCCAGCGTCTGATAGCAACTCAAACTCGTTGCTAATTTTTATTCCTTCACCGCTCGTTGAGCCCTCGGCTATCGAGGCTTCAAGCGGGCAGAAtctctttttccgttttggtgCCATAATTGGATGGCACCTATTATTAGCTTGGTTCTCTTGgcacttttgttttcctatttctgTTCACTAGCACGTTCACGAGCGCGACCAATCCGTTCGGTGGTCGGGTTAGAACTGGTTAGATCATTGTTCAGCCTACAGATTACTCCACACTTCTTCGCTACTTTTGCAATTACATAGTCCATGTGAGGGCCAAACTTAAGCTGTTCATCCAAAACTACACCCAGATGTTTCATTTCTGACACCCTCTCAATCGGTTCCTGGTTGAAGATAATGGATAGCTGGTTATCCATTGTCCTTGACGACAAGACCATATACTTGGTTTTCCTGACATTCAAGGCCAACTTTTTATACTTCAACCATCCATCCAACGCCATCAAATCGCCATTCATTAGTACCTCACTCTGTGTCAAGTCTTTCCTGGAGACGAATAATACGGTATCATCCGTGAAGAGATTGACATCGCAATACTTCAGGACTCGTTTTAGGTCGTTAATGTACGTAATGCATAGCAATGGCCCCAAAACACTGCCCTGCGGAACTCCATGTGTATTTTTGATAGCGTCGGAATGATGATTCCCGAATAATGTCCTTTGTGTTCTGCCGGATAAATATTCGACAAATCACTTCAACTCTACTCCCTCAATACCAAatttttgaattgtttcgaGTAGCAGAGTTCTGGATATAGTCTCGAACGCCCACTTTAAATCCTAGAAGACTGCCAAAATCGATTGTTTTATCTCAAGATGCTCTTTCCAATTGGCCAGAACAAGATTAacccccctattacagaactcgcacggcggattcgagtgaacttctcgttctcgtttgtcgaactcgatggtcggtatcacggttttcgattcgagaagctccgagtgctaaatgtactaaaatgtgctaaaatgtgctaaaaagcgtaaatgtgaaagcttgtcaagctcttcgcgtacgaactgtcattctggtgcatttttgtaaacattgcatttGTTGGCGCCTGAATAGCGGCACGCCACCATACGGGTGCAATTTGgtataaaattaatttggaatAATTTGCATAAGTAGTAGTTGTGAGGGATAGAGCAGTGACTGTCAGAGGGCTGACAATACATCAATAAAATCAGTACAGAAAAACTTCTTGGATTGGCAACATCACTCATTCGGGAGCTATCGGAACAGCATTCGTAAACAAAGAGCAGTTCAGTTGTGCGTGCGATTCTTGCCATTATATTAAATTCAAAGATGATTTCCgtgtattacgttttcgatagcgacagtgatagcgaagaaattgaaaatgtaacgattcatcgcaaaatattgcgatgtaaatccgacccactgaatttcTCATCAGCAGAGTAAGTGtgcacgaaatcgaaaatgatcaaccgatttttcttttatgtaataatgttgttgcaggtttaagaaaaattttcgaatCTCtaaggaaatgtttttgaccatactttccgaaattgaaacgaaatttcCGCCATCGAAGGGAGCAGGTCTGACGCCAAAAGAGAAATTGGCGGCTACATTACGATTTTTGGCTGAAGGCAGCTACCAACAAGGCGTCGGTCAAGATTGGAATGTGGCAATTGCCCAGTCGACGTTTTCAGTTATATTTCgccaaacattgaaaatattgGAAGAAACACAGTGCCCAAAACGGATTAAGCTAGAAATGGATGACAGTGAACAACAAGAAGCACGGCTATATTTTTATGAGCAAAGTGGAATCCCGGGTATCGTAATGTGTGCAGACGGCACGCATGTTAAAATCATAGCGCCGAAGGATAACAGGGATCAGTACTACAATAGGAAAGGCTTTTACAGTTTAAATGTGTTGATGGTAAGTCCGATGTGAATGATTCCAATCATAGCTTTCTATaaaagtgtttcttttatatttaaagATTTGTGACCATAAAATGGCTATCCGATACGTCAACGCTGCGTACAGTGGAGCAAATCATGATGCTCATATATGGGCAGTCTCTGGCGTAGATAACTTTTTTGCCGAGAAATATCGAAGTGGAAATACAGTTTTTAATGTACTGGGTAAGTAACATTTTTCTTACAGCAGGTATCGCATTGCACGTTCAGAGAAACATTTTGCTGTACGAACATTccatttttaaacttttaattttacttacaCCTGATTCCGCGTATCCATCCAAACCATGGATTGTAACGCCGAATAGAAATACAACTGTAAATTCTCCGGAAGCCGTTTATAATAACCGCCATGCCAAGGCAAGAAATATTATCGAAAgaagttttggtttgttgaagaaCAGGTTTAGGTGTCTGCTAGGAGCGAGACAGCTCCATTATGATCCGGTTATCGCGGGAAGAATAACGAATGTGTGTTGCGCATTACACAATTTTTGTATTAGCGAAAATATAATGGATCAGTAGatctctcttttttctattcATTTTCTTAATAATAAGTTATATCAAtaagttaataaataatttatcatttaaaaaatctgGTTGAGTATTATAATAcaaacagagctgctctttccgcagcaaaaagttgacggaagccggattgtcgaaTACGACAATTCATTCGAGTTTGATAATGCAGtgacaagtcgatcgttcgacaaaacagttcatccagttgaaagctcccgttacggagagttcatcctttccgtacggaaagtcgatcgattgccgcgatagcaaaatgaacgcGGATGAatgttcgagtactcgattcgagtttcataataggggggtaaGTGTTGATTCGCACGAATGGCCTGCTCTATACCAAGATTGCTCCTGGACCAGCAGGTTGTTTGCATCTAGATACCGGAGAAGTTGCTCTTTGACAACAATCTCTAACACCTGTACTAGAGTGTTGAGCATGTTTATTGGGCGAAACTCCTCTGCATCAGTAGCACCTGTCACTTTCGGAATAGGGACTACTATAGAATCCTTCCATGAGGCCGGGAAAACGCCACTCTCTAGTGATCGATTAATCACCGAAAGAAGCACGCGTCTAACGACATGAAAGTGTTGGTGTGTAACCAAAACGCAACTCAACGTTCCCACAGGGATGACAGTAAAAAGTCATCCGTCAGACGTCAAATATAGTTAGTCAGCGTGTGCCAGCGATACTGTACGAACGTGTACGAGTTTTACTTACGCTGCGTTGCCTCTCAACAGAAAGCAGTACTGAAGAACCTGCCCATTTACTCTTCCTACATCAACCCTTTTTTCAACGTACAACACATCACTTCGAGCTCCTCATAGGTGATTTGTTCAAACTTGAATGTTTGGCTTGGAGTCACAATGTTTTTCAGCTCTATCGGTCTCTCTCTATTCAGGTGTTGTGAAGAGACCTGCTTTTTCCTTAGGTTTTAGCAAGTTTTTAAGGAATTTCCACAATTCCTTGCTATTCTCTTGGTGTTTGCTGATCTCTTCAGAGAAATATTTCTGCTTGGCTCTTTTTAATTCAGCAAGTCAACAGTCTTCCAGTGTGTTAGTTTTCATGAATCGTTCATGCGCATGATCCCTCCTGGAGCCGGCGAAGCTCAATGTTGTACCATTTGTTCGATGTTtgatctgctgctggctgttggacgatgaaacttttcaacacCTCCCACAAATGCTTAGCTTCTTTATTCAGCCCATTACTAGACCCTAGCATATGCTGGGAAACTGCATTGCACAGAGATGTCTTGGAGTAGCCCTGTATGTACTCTACCCGTGTGTACAGTGCACACAACTTGCTCCCGACTGATTTGAATGCCTATTGTTTCGTGATCTGAAATTCTAAGTGGTGGCACTTTTTGCACCGTGACTGAcgcaaaattgcaaaaaacatGATCAATTAAAGTCCTGGTGACACTTGTTACTCTCGTTCGCGCCCTCACTTTCTGATGCATGTTAAGTGATGTCATCACTCTCTTCAGGTTTAGGGACCTCTCCGAGTTtaaccaatcaatcaatgtcTCCCATAACcaaattcttttattttcaaatgaacGAATTCTTCTAGCCATACATCTAATATTTCCATAAAACGTGAATCACTTGAACTTGGTGAGTGGTACAGAATACCGTAGTTAGCTGGCGTCGCACCGCGGGAAACAGAGATGCCAAGAAACCAATTATTTTCTTCAGTTCTATTGACTAAAACCTTGAAAACAACAGAATCCCTAGCATACATTGCAACTCCACCCGTGTGGCAGGAATTAGACAGGCAACATATGCTCCTATACCTCGTTACATGGTACTGGTCAAACGTTTCCTGCGTTTCCTtactgctgcgcctctgtcaaaacgtttacgggtcggccgaggcgtaaacccatacgtaaatactttttgcatacgctttgcttacaaacggaggataatttatgttcttatttgctggtatagcaacaaaatctgaaaaaacagaaaaaaatattcagaaatcgatttattactcttctatttctattttctcgaaccaaaaacacgaacgtaaacacg
The Anopheles bellator unplaced genomic scaffold, idAnoBellAS_SP24_06.2 scaffold00160_ctg1, whole genome shotgun sequence DNA segment above includes these coding regions:
- the LOC131214186 gene encoding putative nuclease HARBI1, with the protein product MISVYYVFDSDSDSEEIENVTIHRKILRCKSDPLNFSSAEFKKNFRISKEMFLTILSEIETKFPPSKGAGLTPKEKLAATLRFLAEGSYQQGVGQDWNVAIAQSTFSVIFRQTLKILEETQCPKRIKLEMDDSEQQEARLYFYEQSGIPGIVMCADGTHVKIIAPKDNRDQYYNRKGFYSLNVLMLSIKVFLLYLKICDHKMAIRYVNAAYSGANHDAHIWAVSGVDNFFAEKYRSGNTVFNVL